One Rhinopithecus roxellana isolate Shanxi Qingling chromosome 7, ASM756505v1, whole genome shotgun sequence DNA segment encodes these proteins:
- the KLHL34 gene encoding kelch-like protein 34 encodes MSYFLSYCKAHGGALLTGYQALRAEGFLCDVTLETEGSEFPAHRSLLACSSDYFRALFKSHTQESRARVIHLHVPSAAGLQRLLDFIYTAWLSLSMDTVEDTLEAASYLQVTEALGLCGRYLERQLAPENCCFAANVASRFGLAHTLDAAERCIVRHLRELLARGAGPAGLLELNPTSLRAVLGAPDVARVPEARLLGLALAWLRQEPTTERLAHCTELLEHVRFGLVPADVLRRVYSGSGLVLPARVKGLIIQALNYHTTPSRQPLMQGEQTSIRSPQTRILLVGGRRAREVVIEEVVAPQRAARGRVAAPEPEEEEEELEEEEEEEEWELTQNVVAFDVYNHRWRSLTQLPTPLLGHSVCTAGNFLFVLGGESPSGSVTSPLADSPRVVTAEVHRYDPRFHAWTEVPAMKEARAHFWCGAVGERLLAVGGLGAGGEALASVEMYDLRRDRWTAAGALPRALHGHAGAVGDRGVVYISGGKAGRGEGGASSLRDLYVLGPEEQAWSKRAPMGTARFGHHMAVLRGAVFAFLGRYEPFSEIERYDPGADQWTRLRPLPYDRFCYGLAVVEETALLLGGLKWRDSRQVPTRNVVGYDLDLDRWEDIGCALPWAWSGLQCAVLQLAEGGDEEREGETGEALDLVLG; translated from the coding sequence ATGAGTTACTTCCTGTCTTACTGCAAAGCTCATGGCGGCGCGCTGCTTACCGGCTACCAGGCCCTGCGCGCCGAGGGCTTTCTATGCGACGTGACACTGGAGACCGAGGGCAGCGAATTCCCGGCGCACAGGTCGCTCCTGGCGTGCTCCAGTGACTACTTCAGGGCCCTGTTCAAGAGCCACACTCAGGAATCCCGGGCGCGCGTGATTCACCTGCACGTGCCATCGGCAGCCGGCCTGCAGCGGCTGCTGGACTTCATCTACACTGCCTGGCTGTCGCTTTCCATGGACACTGTAGAGGACACTCTGGAGGCCGCCAGCTACCTGCAGGTCACCGAGGCCCTGGGGCTCTGTGGGCGCTACCTGGAGCGCCAGCTGGCTCCAGAGAACTGCTGCTTCGCCGCCAACGTGGCGTCGCGCTTTGGCCTGGCTCACACGCTGGACGCGGCCGAGCGCTGCATCGTGCGCCACTTGCGGGAACTGCTGGCGCGGGGCGCGGGTCCCGCGGGACTGCTGGAGCTCAACCCTACATCGCTAAGGGCTGTATTGGGTGCCCCCGACGTGGCGCGGGTGCCCGAGGCCCGGCTGCTGGGCTTGGCATTAGCTTGGCTGCGGCAGGAGCCCACTACTGAGCGCCTGGCACACTGTACAGAGTTGCTGGAGCATGTCCGCTTTGGCCTGGTTCCCGCCGACGTACTGCGGCGCGTGTACTCGGGCTCCGGCCTCGTGCTGCCCGCCCGGGTCAAGGGCCTCATCATCCAGGCCCTCAACTACCACACGACGCCCTCCCGCCAGCCACTCATGCAGGGCGAGCAGACCAGCATCCGGAGCCCCCAGACTCGAATCTTGTTGGTGGGGGGGCGCAGGGCACGGGAGGTGGTGATTGAGGAGGTCGTGGCCCCGCAGAGGGCAGCTAGGGGCCGGGTCGCCGCCCCAGAGCccgaagaggaagaggaagagttggaggaagaggaggaggaggaggagtgggagctCACCCAGAACGTGGTGGCCTTCGATGTGTACAATCACCGCTGGCGCAGCCTCACGCAGCTACCCACACCACTGCTGGGGCACAGCGTGTGCACCGCGGGCAACTTCCTGTTTGTTTTGGGTGGGGAGAGCCCTTCAGGCAGTGTAACCTCTCCCCTGGCCGACAGCCCGCGGGTAGTCACGGCCGAAGTGCACCGTTATGACCCGCGCTTCCACGCTTGGACCGAGGTGCCCGCCATGAAGGAAGCGCGGGCCCACTTCTGGTGCGGCGCAGTGGGAGAGAGGCTCCTGGCCGTCGGGGGCCTGGGCGCGGGCGGTGAGGCGCTGGCCTCGGTGGAGATGTACGACCTGCGTCGGGACCGCTGGACGGCAGCTGGGGCACTACCGCGGGCTCTGCACGGTCACGCGGGGGCCGTCGGGGACCGCGGTGTTGTGTACATCTCGGGCGGCAAGGCAGGGAGAGGCGAGGGCGGAGCGAGCAGCCTCCGGGACTTATACGTCCTGGGCCCTGAGGAGCAGGCTTGGAGCAAGAGGGCACCCATGGGGACCGCACGTTTCGGGCACCACATGGCAGTGCTGCGCGGCGCTGTGTTTGCTTTTCTGGGGCGATACGAGCCCTTCTCTGAGATAGAGCGCTACGATCCTGGCGCCGACCAGTGGACTCGGTTGCGGCCGCTACCCTACGACCGCTTCTGCTATGGGCTGGCCGTGGTCGAGGAGACAGCGTTGCTGCTGGGCGGCCTCAAGTGGCGGGACTCGCGCCAGGTGCCTACCCGCAACGTGGTGGGCTACGACCTTGACCTGGACCGTTGGGAGGACATCGGCTGCGCGTTGCCCTGGGCCTGGAGTGGCCTGCAGTGCGCAGTGCTGCAGCTGGCCGAGGGTGGGGacgaggagagggaaggagagactgGAGAGGCGCTAGATTTAGTGCTGGGCTGA